The nucleotide window TCGGCACCGTCAGCGCACAGAGCATCGGGGAACCCGGGACGCAGATGTCGATCCCGCACGACGAGCGTGTCGTCGTCCGTCGCGGCGGGCAGACCGACGTGACGGCAATCGGCCCGTTGGTCGACGAGGTCGTCGCGTCCAACGAGTCGCGCACGGTCGACGACCACGAGGTCGCGCTCGCGCCAGACTCGCTGGAAGTGCCGAGTCTCCGTCCTGACGGGACGCTGACTTGGAAGACGGTCGAAGAAGTAAGCCGCCACGACGCGCCGGCGGAACTGCTGGAGTTCGAACTGGCGTCCGGTCGGTCCGTCCGCGCGACGAAGGCGCACTCGTTCGTCGTCGAGCGTGACGACGAGATCGTCCCGATCCGCGGCGACGAACTCGAAGTCGGAGCCGAGCTTCCCGTCACAGGCGAGTTCGACTCCGAGACGGACTCTGTCGGTCTCGACGCCTTCGAGACGGTCGCCACAGATGGTGCGGGCGCGGTCGCGGTTTCCGAGACCGACGAGATCCGCGGCGATGTCGACTGGGACCGGATCACGAACATCCGCACGGTCGAGACGGAGTACGACTACGTCTACGACTTCTCCGTCGCCGGACTGGAGACGTTCACGACGGCCGAGGGTGTCGTGACCCACAACACGATGAACACGTTCCACTTCGCGGGCGTCGCGGAGATGGACGTGACCCAGGGGCTGCCCCGACTGATCGAGCTCGTGGACGCCCGGAAGGAGCCGGACACGCCGGTGATGGTGGTCCGGCTGGAGGGTGAGTACGCGGAAAACCGCGAGAAGGCCCACGAGGTCGTCTGGCAGATCGAGGCGACGAAGATCCTCGCACTGGGCGACGTGTCCACGAACGTCGCGGACATGCGGGTGTCCGTCGACCTGAACGAGGAGACGTTGTTGGAACGGTGGCCGACCCACGACGACGCGACGGAGGTCGCGGGGATGATCGCCGAGACGATCGAGTCGAACCTGGGCGTCGAGACGGTCCAGCGCGGCACGGTCGTCCAGTTCGGTCCGGACGAACCCAGCTACCGGGAACTGCTCCAGTTGGTCGAACAGCTCCGGGAGATCACGTTCAAGGGGATCGAAGAGGTCTCCCGCGTGGTCATCCGGAAGGAGGAGGCCGAAGACGGCGGCGACGAGGAGTTCGTCCTCTACACGGAGGGGTCGGCGTTCAGCGACGCGTTGGAGATCGAGGGCGTCGACGCCTCCCGGACGACGTGTAACAACATCCACGAGATCTACCGGACGCTGGGCGTGGAGGCTGCACGGGAGTCCATCATCGACGAGACGATGGACACCCTGGAAGAGCAGGGGCTGGGCGACGTGAACGTCCGCCACCTGATGCTCGTCGCGGACATCATGACGAACCAGGGGACGGTAGAGTCCATCGGTCGTCACGGGATCTCCGGGTCGAAGGAGTCCGTCCTCGCGCGGGCGGCGTTCGAGGTGACGGTCAACCACCTGCTCGACGCCGCGATCCAGGGCGAGGTGGACGACTTAGACGGCGTGATCGAGAACGTGATCGCCGGCAAGCCGGTCGCCATCGGCACCGGCGACGTCGACCTCCGGATGGGGTCGACCGGCGACGTAACACAGCCGTCGGCGGACGACTGACGCGGGTCGGGTCGGCCTCGCCCGGCCACTTCCGTGACGAACAGCCACACAGACACACGCGATTCCGTTCACTCACAGTTCACTCTCAGTCTCACCGACCATGCGCATCGAACTCACCGACGAGGCCCGACGGTACGCGAGCCGCTTCGCCGACGTGACCGGCGTGACGCCGAACGACTGTCTCGTCCGCGAGGACGGCGACCGACTGGTGGTAGTCGTCCCGGCCGGACAGAAGGGCGAGGCGGTCGGCCCGGCGGGTGCGACCGTCGCCCGGGCGGAGGAGCTGCTGTCGACGGAGATCGACGTGGTGGAAGACGCCGAGACGGCGGCGGCGTTCGTCGCCAACGCGCTGGCGCCCGCGGCAGTCCGGGGCGTCACCGTCTCCAGCCAGGGGGTGGCGTTCGCGGAGGTACGACCGGCAGACCGTGGCGTCGCCATCGGCGAGGACGGCCGGACCATCGAGATGGCCAGAGAGCTCGTCGCGCGTCACCACGACGTGGACGACGTGGAGTTGGCGTGAGACCACCTGCGCTGTCAGAAGTAGAGCCCGACGAACGCCACCCCGCCGCCCAGCAGCCCGAGCGCGTCGACGAGCACGGACTGGCGGTGGTGGCGTTCGTCGGCCGCTTCCTCGGCGAACGCCGGGGCGAGCCGGACGCTGGCGTAGCCGGCGGCGGCGACGGCGACGAGCCCCGCGAGGACGGAGACCACGACGAACGTGTCGAACCCGTCCAACAGACCGACGGTGACGACCGCGAGCGTGCCGACGGCGCTCGACGCGAAGCCGAACTGGTACTGTCGCGGAAACAGATCCGCTAGCACCTCTCGGGCGGACTCGCGGGCGAGGAGGTCGAACGACCGCGGCACCGCGAGAAACGAGAGAGCGAGCGTCGCGCCGAGCCAGAGCCCGAAGGCGAGCCCGGCGACCAGTCGCGCGAGCGAGGCCAGCGTCTCCATGTCCGCCCGTCCGGCCGGCCGGCGCTTCAACGTCCCGCTTCCGACGCGGTCAGGCCGCCGGAGGGGGGCGGAGCGTCCGTCTCAGCGCCCGCGCTGGAACACGCCCTGCGCGCTCGGGCGGTCGGTCGCCTCGTGCGTCTCTCCGGCGTGTCCCTCCGTCTCCTCGGTCTCCTCCGACGGCGTCTCTGCCGGTGGCCCACGGGTGAACACACCCTGTGCAGTCACTGTCTCTCGTCGGTGCCGTTCCGTGTCGTCCGCGTCCGTGTTGTCTGTCATCGTTGGGGCGAGTGGGCACGGGCTCCCGCGGCCCGTGTTACTCTGTAACACAGCGCACGCGCTACAGGATAATAAACTCACTGGCGAGTACCCAATCTTGCGAGATTGACCCGTTTGTGCTGTCTGCATAACTTTCGGCCCAAATTAGGATGAACGGGATAGACGCAATTGATCGATCCGCTGATCGACCTACCGCTCCGACAGATTTTTTTTACCGGCTGCCTGACTGGCGACCATGACGAGTCAACAAACTTCGACGGCTAATTCTGGCACTCAGCCAGATGGAGATGGGTGGGTGAGAGGTAGCTACACGATGCGTGGAAGCGACTCTAGTTCTGACGGAGTCAATGGAACTATCGTCACTGGTGCAGAGATGAGAGAGGAGGCTGGCGTTGCCCCCGGCGAGGAGGCAGAACTGTACGTTGTAAACAGCGGAAGCGCCGTGAGGACTGTCAGAAGCTTCCACAACACGGGGAACACCGTCACCATCCCGCTTGAGGTGCGTCAGAAGCTTTCGCTGTCCGAGGGTGACGAGATCGAGTTCTGGGTCCGGGATCATGATGACGACGACACACAGGCGGAGCTGCAGGATCCCGACGTACACAGCAGACCAGCAAGCGATGAGGACGACGTACTCTACCTGCTGACTAATCTTGACCCGATGAAGTACCACCTTGTTCTCTCGCAATCCCCAGAGGTGACCATGTGTGGGAAATCACTCGGGGGAGCCGAGTTCCGCGTCAGCGAAGAAGAGCCCGGTGAGATCCTGGACAGGTGTCTCAACTGTGTGCTTGAGTCCGACCGACCGATGCGGAAGGACGAACTAGTCCAGTGGCTCGCCGACGAGGTCGGCTTCGACAACACGACAGGCTCGAGTGGGAACCTCAACAAGGAACAGATGAGAGAGACTGTGGAGCACATCCGCTCCCTCCGTGGAGGTGATAGATGACTGACCTCCCGCTGGTGCCGCTGTTGAGACAGGTGAACTCAGAGTTGGCCTTCACCGCCGCTATTGGGTTCCTACTCATGATCGCGGGCTCGCGTCTGTCGACCGGTCTACTCCGGATTCTGCTGGTGTGCTCCGGCCTCATCGTCCTGCTTCTCTCGGTCGTCGTGATGATCGTGTTCAAACTCGACAGAGAAAGTCAGGCCAATCAGACGAATAGGCAACCTGACGACTAAAGCGACGCCATATCCTAATCTCTTTTTTCAGTCGGCGGCCGCAGAGGAGTCGCCCGTCGCGTCATTGGCGACGACGGCTCCGTTCTGTTCGAGCGCCTCACACAGCAGTTCCGCGATGTCGACGATCTCGATGTCGTCCTCGTAGTCCCCGGTCTTGCGGCCGTCCTCGTACATCGTCCCGCACATCGGGCAGGCGACGACGAACTTCTCGACGGCGTCGCCGGCGTCCGTGTCCTCCAGGGCCTCGCGGAGGCGTTCCTCGCTGGGCTTGGTGTGTTGGTCGTTGTCCGTCCAGAGCCCGCCGCCGCCGCCGCCACAACAGAAGGAGTCCGAGCGGTTGCGCGGCATCTCGTGGAGGTCGACACCGGTCGCCCGGATCAGCTCCCGCGGGGCCTCGTACACGTCGTTCATCCGGCCGAGGTGACACGGGTCGTGGTAGGTGGCGGTGTAGTCCAACTCCGACCCGGAGAGGCCGAGCCGGCCGTCGTCGACGAGGTCCTCGATCACCTCAGTGTAGTGGAACACGGGGTCGTCGAACTCCGAGACGGCGGGGTACTCGTTGCGGAACGTGTTCATCGAGTGTGGGTCGGTCGTCACCACCGTCTCGAACTCGCACTTCGAGAACGCCTCGGTGTTGTCCTCGACGAGCATCTCGAACAACCCCTCCTCGCCGACCCGACGCACGTCGTTGCCGTCGTGTTGTTCGTCCTCGTAGAGGATACCGTAACTGATGCCGGCGCGCTCGAACAGCCGGGCCAGCGACCGGGCGACCCGTTGATTCTGCTCGTCGTAGCTGGGGTACTCCCCGACGTACCAGAGGAACTCGACGGACTGTTCGCGGGCGTCCGGCACCTCGAAGTTGAGGTCGTCCGTCCAGTCCGGCCGGTTGCGGGCGGGGTCGCCGAACGTGTTGCCGTTCTGGAACACGTTCATCATCGCGTCCTGGATCTCCGGCTCCATCTGGCCAGTCTCCGTCAGCCGGCGGTTCATCTGTGTGAACTCCGAGACGTGTTCGATGTCCACCGGACAGGCGTCCATACACGCCATACAGGACATACACGCGTTCATCGACTCCGCGTCGACGACGCTGTCGCCGCCGTCGGCGACGATCTCCACCTCCTCCGTCCGGCCGGCGTCCAGGTCCTGTCGGTACTGTTTCAGGTCGAGGATCACGTCCCGCGGGTCGAGGTCACGACCGGAGGCCTTGGCCGGACAGGCGGACGAACACCGGCCACACTTCGTGCAGGCGTCCTGGTCGAGCAGGTGTCGCCAGGAGAAGTCGTCGATGTCGCCGTAGCCGATCTCCTGGGGGTCGGCGTCGTCCGGGACGCCCGGCAGACGGACCCCCGCCTTCTCGTCGCGGGTGACGACGTTCGCGAACGACGACAGCATGTGGAACGGCTTGGCGAACGGAATCAGGGCGATGAAGCCGAAGGCGAGCAACGAGTGGCTCCACCACGTCCAGTGGTACAGCGTCTCCGCGAGCCCCGGCCCGACGCCCAGCTCGGCGAAGACTCCCGCCAGGAAGAAGCCGACGAACGACACCTGCTCGTAGGCGGCGAACTCCGCGGAGCCGACGATCCGGAACGCCTCCAGCACGTAGCCGCCCACGCCGAGGACGAACAACGTCCAGACGAAGGCGTCGTCCTCCAGCGAGGTGTGTTTCCCCCAGAGCCGTCCTTCGCGTTCGGCGTACCGGCGGTAGATTGCCATCCCGACACCGACGACGAACAACAGTCCCATCGCGTCCATCACGAAGGAGTACGAGAGGTAGAAGTCGCCGACGAAGAAGGACTCACCCGTGACGAGCCGGTAGAAGTCGATGTCGATCCCGAGGATCGTCGTCCCGATCAACAGGGTGAGGAACCCCCAGACGATGAACGAGTGCATCACGCCCGCGTACAGGTCGCGGTCGAACTGGTTGCGGTTCGAGGCCACGATGCTCGCAGCCGTCGTCACCCGCTTCGGGAGGTCGTCTAGACGCGGGAACCAGTCGTCGGCACCCCGTCGGTAGCGCGCGAACCGGCCGTAGGTCCCGTAGGCGAACAACAGGATCGCAGTCGCCGCGAGGTAGTAGAAGACGGCCTTGCCCAACGGGCCGATCGTCCAGAACGTCTCGCGTGTCACCTGTTCCGCTGGCATATCCGAACGCGAGGCTGCCGCGTGGATAAACCTTGGTACGTACTGCCGTCAGTCTCTTTGGCCTCCGCCGACTGTCTCCGTCTCGATGGACGAGAAGACGGCCGAACTCCGGGATATCTTCGTCGAGACGACGGGTGAAGAGAGCGTCACGGAAGACCAGTCGGCCGACCGTGGCTCGTTGCTGGACGACCCGGACGACGACCGCGTCCGGGCGGTCCTGGCGACGCTCCGCGAGGAGACGGCCGTCGAGACGGACCTGCCGCTGGACGCTCACGAACGGGTCGTGCGGCTGTTCTTCGAGGGGCTGTCGGACGCGGAGATCGCCACCGAACTCGACTGTTCGGCGGAGGCGGTGTTCCGGGCCCGGTTGGACGCTCACCTCGTGGCGCCTTCGGACCGCGAGACCACGCTCGACCGGGACAGACTCCGTCGGCTCGTCCGCGAAGAGATCTCGCTCGCCGAGCGGGCGGCGGCCGTCGACGCCGACGAGACGACCGTCACATGCCAGTCGGCGGTGATCGAGGCGGAGATAGCGTCCACGCGGCACAACCACCGGTTCCGCGACGAGTTGGCGACGCTGCTGTCCGACGCGCCGCTGGCGGACAAGCTCGCGTCGGGTGCCCGCGAGGACGGACTCCGCGAGGCGACCGAAGACATAGAGACGGACGTTCAGCTGTAGTTCAGTCCTCGCGCCGGACGAACGTCACGGGACACGGGGCAGACAGGAGTACGTCCTGTGCGGTCGACCCGAAGACGGCCTTCCCGGTCGGCGAGCGGTCGCGGCCGCCGACGACGACTCGATTGGCGGCCAGCTCCTCGGCGACCGTGGCGACGACGCTGCCCGGATCCCCCACCCGACCGTCCACGGCGACGCTCACGCCGGACGACTCCAGGGCGCGTCTGACCGCCCGGACGGAGTCGAGCCGCTGTGCCAGGTCGCTCGTCGACCCGTCCGTGTAGCCCAACTGCGCCGCGGTCTCGTCTGCCGCCTCCTGTGTTCGGAAGGCGTGGACGATCGTCAGCTCCGCGCCGGCGTCTGCCAGTTCGACGCCGATCTCCGCCAGCCGCCGTGTTCTGTCGCCCTCGTCTCGCCCCACCGCGATCACTGCCGACTCGATGCTCATACCACTCGTTGGGGCCGCTCGAACAAAAGGCTACCGAATATTTACTCGATAGTGAATAACGATCTCCAGACGACTGCGTAGGGGTGACGCAGACGGCAGTGACAGCCCCGAACGGGGGGTGTGGCGCCACGGTGGCCGTACGACGACACGGTCGGTACCCGGTCGGTCGTCGGAGAGCCGTCGCTAGCGGTCGTCAGAGAAACGTCGCTGGCGGTCGTCGGAGAGACGGCGAGACGGAGCGCAGACGGGCGTCAGCCCTGTAGCTCTGCGAGGTGGAGCGCGTCTTCGGCGTCGGCGTCGTCGTGGACGACGGCGGAGACGGCGCGGGTGATAGCCTCCGGGTCGTCGTGCTGGAAGATCGACCGCCCCATCGACACGCCGGCGGCGCCGGCGTCCATCGCCCCCCGGACGGCCACCAGCGTCTCGCGGTCCCCGTCCGGCTCTCCGCCGGCGATGACGACCGGGAGCGCCGTCGACTCACAGACGTGCCGGAAGCTGTCCGGGTCACCGGAGTAACCCGTCTTCACCACGTCTGCGCCCACCTCCTCGGCCAGTCGGACGGCGTGACCGAGGTACTCGGCGTCGTGCTCTGGGTCGTCACCCTCCAAGTTGGCGCCGCGGGCGTACGCCATCGCCAGCGTCGGTACCCCGTAGTCGGCGGCCGTCTCCGTCAGCTCCGCGAGGAACGCCATCTGTTCGCGCTCGTAGTCGGAGCCGACGTTGATGTGCATGGAGACGGCGTCGGCGCCGGCCCGGATCGCCCCCTCCACGCTGCCGGTCGGCCGTTTGTCGTTGGCGTCCGGGCCGACCGCGGTGGAGGCGTTGAGGTGGACGACGTAGCCGGCGTCGTTCGCGTTGGGGTGGACGCGGGGCGCGATCCCCTTCTGCGTGAGGACGGCGTCGGCGCCGCCGCGTGTCACCGCGTCGATCGTGTCGCCGATGTGTTTCAGTCCGTCGACGGCACCCAGGGTGATCCCGTGGTCCATCGGGACGATCAGGAACCGATCGTCCGTGGAGATGCGGTCGAGTCGTGCGGCGTGTCCAGCGTGGTTCATGCGGTAGTCTGCGGTCAGCGGCGGGAAGTT belongs to Halobaculum sp. MBLA0143 and includes:
- the rpoA2 gene encoding DNA-directed RNA polymerase subunit A'' codes for the protein MSIPHDERVVVRRGGQTDVTAIGPLVDEVVASNESRTVDDHEVALAPDSLEVPSLRPDGTLTWKTVEEVSRHDAPAELLEFELASGRSVRATKAHSFVVERDDEIVPIRGDELEVGAELPVTGEFDSETDSVGLDAFETVATDGAGAVAVSETDEIRGDVDWDRITNIRTVETEYDYVYDFSVAGLETFTTAEGVVTHNTMNTFHFAGVAEMDVTQGLPRLIELVDARKEPDTPVMVVRLEGEYAENREKAHEVVWQIEATKILALGDVSTNVADMRVSVDLNEETLLERWPTHDDATEVAGMIAETIESNLGVETVQRGTVVQFGPDEPSYRELLQLVEQLREITFKGIEEVSRVVIRKEEAEDGGDEEFVLYTEGSAFSDALEIEGVDASRTTCNNIHEIYRTLGVEAARESIIDETMDTLEEQGLGDVNVRHLMLVADIMTNQGTVESIGRHGISGSKESVLARAAFEVTVNHLLDAAIQGEVDDLDGVIENVIAGKPVAIGTGDVDLRMGSTGDVTQPSADD
- a CDS encoding NusA-like transcription termination signal-binding factor; protein product: MRIELTDEARRYASRFADVTGVTPNDCLVREDGDRLVVVVPAGQKGEAVGPAGATVARAEELLSTEIDVVEDAETAAAFVANALAPAAVRGVTVSSQGVAFAEVRPADRGVAIGEDGRTIEMARELVARHHDVDDVELA
- a CDS encoding DUF4149 domain-containing protein; protein product: METLASLARLVAGLAFGLWLGATLALSFLAVPRSFDLLARESAREVLADLFPRQYQFGFASSAVGTLAVVTVGLLDGFDTFVVVSVLAGLVAVAAAGYASVRLAPAFAEEAADERHHRQSVLVDALGLLGGGVAFVGLYF
- a CDS encoding AbrB/MazE/SpoVT family DNA-binding domain-containing protein → MTSQQTSTANSGTQPDGDGWVRGSYTMRGSDSSSDGVNGTIVTGAEMREEAGVAPGEEAELYVVNSGSAVRTVRSFHNTGNTVTIPLEVRQKLSLSEGDEIEFWVRDHDDDDTQAELQDPDVHSRPASDEDDVLYLLTNLDPMKYHLVLSQSPEVTMCGKSLGGAEFRVSEEEPGEILDRCLNCVLESDRPMRKDELVQWLADEVGFDNTTGSSGNLNKEQMRETVEHIRSLRGGDR
- a CDS encoding heterodisulfide reductase-related iron-sulfur binding cluster, with the translated sequence MPAEQVTRETFWTIGPLGKAVFYYLAATAILLFAYGTYGRFARYRRGADDWFPRLDDLPKRVTTAASIVASNRNQFDRDLYAGVMHSFIVWGFLTLLIGTTILGIDIDFYRLVTGESFFVGDFYLSYSFVMDAMGLLFVVGVGMAIYRRYAEREGRLWGKHTSLEDDAFVWTLFVLGVGGYVLEAFRIVGSAEFAAYEQVSFVGFFLAGVFAELGVGPGLAETLYHWTWWSHSLLAFGFIALIPFAKPFHMLSSFANVVTRDEKAGVRLPGVPDDADPQEIGYGDIDDFSWRHLLDQDACTKCGRCSSACPAKASGRDLDPRDVILDLKQYRQDLDAGRTEEVEIVADGGDSVVDAESMNACMSCMACMDACPVDIEHVSEFTQMNRRLTETGQMEPEIQDAMMNVFQNGNTFGDPARNRPDWTDDLNFEVPDAREQSVEFLWYVGEYPSYDEQNQRVARSLARLFERAGISYGILYEDEQHDGNDVRRVGEEGLFEMLVEDNTEAFSKCEFETVVTTDPHSMNTFRNEYPAVSEFDDPVFHYTEVIEDLVDDGRLGLSGSELDYTATYHDPCHLGRMNDVYEAPRELIRATGVDLHEMPRNRSDSFCCGGGGGGLWTDNDQHTKPSEERLREALEDTDAGDAVEKFVVACPMCGTMYEDGRKTGDYEDDIEIVDIAELLCEALEQNGAVVANDATGDSSAAAD
- a CDS encoding conditioned medium-induced protein 4; this encodes MDEKTAELRDIFVETTGEESVTEDQSADRGSLLDDPDDDRVRAVLATLREETAVETDLPLDAHERVVRLFFEGLSDAEIATELDCSAEAVFRARLDAHLVAPSDRETTLDRDRLRRLVREEISLAERAAAVDADETTVTCQSAVIEAEIASTRHNHRFRDELATLLSDAPLADKLASGAREDGLREATEDIETDVQL
- a CDS encoding universal stress protein, with the protein product MSIESAVIAVGRDEGDRTRRLAEIGVELADAGAELTIVHAFRTQEAADETAAQLGYTDGSTSDLAQRLDSVRAVRRALESSGVSVAVDGRVGDPGSVVATVAEELAANRVVVGGRDRSPTGKAVFGSTAQDVLLSAPCPVTFVRRED
- a CDS encoding 2-amino-3,7-dideoxy-D-threo-hept-6-ulosonate synthase, giving the protein MNHAGHAARLDRISTDDRFLIVPMDHGITLGAVDGLKHIGDTIDAVTRGGADAVLTQKGIAPRVHPNANDAGYVVHLNASTAVGPDANDKRPTGSVEGAIRAGADAVSMHINVGSDYEREQMAFLAELTETAADYGVPTLAMAYARGANLEGDDPEHDAEYLGHAVRLAEEVGADVVKTGYSGDPDSFRHVCESTALPVVIAGGEPDGDRETLVAVRGAMDAGAAGVSMGRSIFQHDDPEAITRAVSAVVHDDADAEDALHLAELQG